From the Thermococcus sp. 18S1 genome, one window contains:
- the mnhG gene encoding monovalent cation/H(+) antiporter subunit G, translated as MLEVLLLLFGEAVMLFGALGILRFPDVYTRLHAATKCDTGGAMSIILYLIITMDAPALVRAKLLVLAFLIAMMNPMVSHALARGAYRYGVKPKVVVDMYAWDNP; from the coding sequence GTGCTTGAGGTTCTGCTCCTCCTCTTCGGGGAAGCCGTGATGCTCTTCGGGGCCCTCGGGATACTCAGGTTTCCCGACGTTTACACCAGGCTCCACGCGGCCACAAAATGCGACACCGGCGGGGCGATGAGCATAATTCTCTACCTCATAATCACAATGGACGCCCCGGCCCTGGTGAGGGCCAAACTCCTCGTGCTGGCATTCCTCATAGCCATGATGAACCCCATGGTGAGCCACGCCCTAGCGAGGGGAGCTTACAGGTACGGTGTCAAACCAAAAGTCGTGGTGGACATGTATGCTTGGGACAATCCTTGA
- a CDS encoding hydrogenase subunit MbhD domain-containing protein — protein MLGTILDVVFLAMLVLAVAVVEERNLVSAVVKYSLLSLLFILALFELNAPDVALSAIVVGAIVIGVFLFTIKGVTR, from the coding sequence ATGCTTGGGACAATCCTTGACGTGGTCTTCCTGGCTATGCTGGTCCTTGCCGTTGCGGTGGTTGAGGAGAGGAACCTAGTCAGTGCGGTAGTTAAATACTCCCTCCTCAGCCTGCTCTTCATCCTGGCACTCTTCGAGCTGAACGCCCCCGACGTGGCACTCTCGGCGATAGTGGTGGGGGCGATAGTCATAGGGGTGTTCCTCTTCACGATAAAGGGGGTGACCCGGTGA
- a CDS encoding Na(+)/H(+) antiporter subunit B, with protein MKMSTVVRTTTKMVSPFLVTYAAYLMLYGHVSPGGGFQGGVILAVAVILLITSHGYGKVRRKFHFNWASLIESSAGALLVLLGIAGLGLGAFYSNFLPTEGGIILPFNVIVGLEVGAAFTFVFYILLRWVESD; from the coding sequence GTGAAGATGAGCACCGTTGTGAGGACGACTACCAAGATGGTGAGCCCGTTCCTCGTCACCTACGCGGCCTATCTGATGCTCTACGGCCACGTAAGTCCCGGCGGCGGCTTCCAGGGAGGGGTTATCCTGGCTGTGGCGGTGATACTGCTCATCACCTCGCACGGCTACGGCAAAGTCCGGAGGAAGTTCCACTTCAACTGGGCCAGTCTCATAGAGAGCTCCGCAGGGGCGCTGCTGGTGCTCCTCGGAATCGCAGGCCTCGGGCTGGGGGCGTTCTATTCAAACTTCCTGCCGACGGAGGGAGGGATAATCCTGCCCTTCAACGTGATCGTGGGGCTGGAGGTTGGAGCGGCCTTCACGTTCGTCTTCTACATCCTGCTGAGGTGGGTCGAAAGTGATTAG
- a CDS encoding cation:proton antiporter subunit C has product MISPEQAGILIMLVGIYGLMAKREPIKLVLSINIVSLGLVLFFIGLAYSPEKDVPIMPANPVDPLPATLMLTTLVVDVAITSLALAVIMRMGGDGE; this is encoded by the coding sequence GTGATTAGTCCGGAGCAGGCTGGAATCCTGATAATGCTCGTTGGAATCTACGGTCTGATGGCCAAGAGGGAGCCGATAAAGCTGGTCCTCTCGATAAACATCGTCTCCCTTGGGCTTGTCCTGTTCTTCATAGGCCTCGCGTACTCCCCAGAAAAGGACGTGCCGATAATGCCAGCGAACCCCGTCGATCCGCTCCCGGCAACGCTCATGCTCACCACCCTCGTCGTTGACGTCGCGATAACCTCCCTGGCCCTCGCGGTTATAATGCGGATGGGGGGTGACGGCGAATGA